A single Bacillus sp. HMF5848 DNA region contains:
- a CDS encoding B12-binding domain-containing radical SAM protein gives MKVIAATLNAKYIHTNIAIRYLKAYAAPEFDIELAEYTIKDPAMNIVTDLYNRKPDVIGFSCYIWNIRETIQVVSMIKKVLPNVTIVFGGPEVTYDYEDWLQTVSELDFIVIGEGEVTFKELLTALSTNNQMEHISGLAYRRNDTLYVTPQRSKLQLQDMPSPYQFEEDIPHLSKRVSYIETSRGCPFSCQFCLSSIEVGVRYFNREKIKEDIRYLMANGARTIKFVDRTFNISRSYAMEMFEFLINEHVPGTVFQFEITADIMRPEVIEYLNEHAPAGLFRFEIGVQSTNEYTNELVQRKQNWDKLVRTVSLVKNGNKIDQHLDLIAGLPEENYTSFRRTFNDVFALRPEELQLGFLKMLRGTGLRVRANEYGYIFMEQAPYEMLANSVLSFADVVRIKQVEDVLEKYWNDHRMDETIEFIVTHVFETPFDFFQEFGTYWEEQGWGRIGHQLEDLFIRLYTFIRYSKPAMLNAVFALMKIDYLRNQKYKPRKPWWDDTLSKDERSKLYRKITEAPHLLGSEFVKLALSEKDMHKHTIIDTVSVDLQDWYKEADVKEGETIVLAYFDPYDRVTKLFFGNQNLLLV, from the coding sequence ATGAAGGTCATTGCCGCAACATTAAATGCAAAATATATTCATACAAATATAGCCATTCGCTACTTAAAAGCCTACGCTGCTCCTGAATTTGATATTGAGCTCGCTGAATATACAATTAAGGACCCTGCCATGAACATCGTGACAGATTTATATAATCGAAAACCTGATGTTATTGGCTTTAGCTGTTATATCTGGAACATTCGAGAAACAATTCAAGTTGTTAGTATGATTAAAAAAGTGCTTCCTAATGTCACAATAGTGTTTGGTGGACCTGAGGTTACGTATGACTATGAAGATTGGTTACAAACTGTCTCAGAGCTTGACTTTATAGTTATTGGTGAAGGTGAAGTAACATTTAAAGAGTTACTTACTGCACTCTCTACAAATAATCAAATGGAACATATCAGTGGGCTTGCTTACAGAAGAAATGATACTCTATATGTCACGCCGCAACGGTCAAAGCTACAGCTTCAAGATATGCCAAGTCCATATCAATTTGAAGAAGATATACCGCACCTCTCAAAGAGAGTATCATATATAGAAACAAGTAGAGGCTGCCCATTTAGTTGTCAATTTTGTCTCTCCTCCATTGAAGTAGGTGTACGCTATTTTAACAGAGAAAAGATTAAGGAAGATATTCGTTATCTCATGGCAAACGGCGCTCGTACAATAAAATTTGTTGACCGAACATTCAATATCAGCAGAAGCTACGCCATGGAAATGTTTGAGTTTCTAATTAATGAACATGTCCCGGGAACAGTTTTCCAATTTGAAATCACGGCAGATATAATGCGTCCAGAGGTCATTGAATACTTAAATGAGCATGCTCCTGCTGGCTTATTTCGTTTTGAAATTGGAGTACAATCGACAAATGAATATACAAATGAACTAGTTCAACGAAAACAAAACTGGGATAAGCTTGTGCGTACTGTGTCTCTTGTTAAGAATGGCAACAAAATAGATCAGCATCTTGACTTAATTGCTGGATTACCAGAGGAAAATTACACATCATTCCGTAGAACTTTTAATGATGTGTTTGCTCTTCGTCCTGAAGAGCTTCAACTAGGCTTTTTAAAAATGCTTCGCGGAACAGGATTACGTGTTCGTGCTAATGAATATGGTTATATCTTTATGGAGCAAGCTCCTTATGAAATGCTGGCCAATTCCGTGTTAAGCTTTGCTGATGTTGTTCGTATTAAACAAGTTGAAGATGTACTTGAAAAGTATTGGAACGACCACCGTATGGACGAAACAATTGAGTTTATTGTGACACACGTTTTCGAAACGCCATTTGATTTCTTCCAAGAATTTGGAACGTATTGGGAGGAACAAGGTTGGGGACGAATTGGTCATCAGCTAGAAGACTTATTCATTAGGTTATATACTTTTATTCGCTACTCCAAACCAGCAATGCTTAATGCTGTATTCGCTCTCATGAAAATAGATTATTTAAGGAATCAAAAATACAAGCCAAGAAAGCCATGGTGGGATGATACTCTCTCAAAAGATGAAAGATCAAAACTATATCGTAAAATTACCGAAGCTCCACATCTTCTTGGCAGTGAGTTTGTGAAATTAGCTTTGTCCGAAAAGGATATGCACAAGCATACGATAATTGATACTGTCTCAGTCGATCTACAAGATTGGTACAAAGAAGCTGACGTGAAAGAAGGAGAAACGATTGTATTAGCATATTTCGACCCTTATGATCGTGTTACTAAACTGTTTTTCGGCAACCAAAACCTACTACTAGTCTAA
- a CDS encoding DUF421 domain-containing protein, which translates to METVLKSVVLIFIGTMLLRFAGRKSLSQMTVAQTVIMISIGSIIIQPITTRGIPNTAIAATTFVAATLLMEYLQVKFNWFEKFMTGQSKTVIENGQLNVKNMKKLRMSVDLLETRLRQNGITKISDVKYATLEPNGQLGYELIDSAKPVTKADLQKIFSYFETQTKQQPNQGDLFKEVQTKQHDIPVPKQLH; encoded by the coding sequence ATGGAAACTGTGTTGAAAAGTGTAGTTCTCATTTTTATAGGAACGATGTTGTTACGTTTTGCAGGAAGAAAGTCACTTAGTCAAATGACAGTTGCGCAAACAGTTATTATGATTTCAATTGGATCGATTATCATTCAACCAATAACAACTAGAGGCATTCCAAATACAGCAATAGCAGCAACTACTTTTGTCGCTGCTACATTATTGATGGAATACTTGCAGGTTAAATTCAATTGGTTTGAAAAATTTATGACAGGTCAGTCAAAAACAGTGATTGAAAATGGACAGCTTAATGTAAAAAATATGAAAAAGCTTAGAATGTCCGTAGATTTGTTAGAAACACGACTTCGTCAAAATGGTATAACTAAAATTAGTGATGTGAAATATGCTACGCTTGAGCCTAATGGGCAATTAGGTTATGAGCTCATAGATTCTGCTAAACCTGTTACGAAAGCAGATTTGCAGAAAATTTTTTCGTATTTCGAAACCCAAACAAAGCAACAGCCTAATCAAGGCGATTTATTTAAAGAAGTACAAACGAAGCAACATGATATCCCTGTCCCTAAACAGCTTCATTAG
- a CDS encoding DUF3905 domain-containing protein has translation MTKEKKTQSPMLHETMPHQINAPSFHETGVKVQPPFINDYGVTIGDSLYNSKNSPLNNWSKDVDPAVMAGDQWVHPTNDIGWNTSENRDLLQKKKQPKGVPFMHPTFDVSKSTD, from the coding sequence ATGACAAAAGAAAAAAAGACTCAATCTCCCATGTTACATGAGACAATGCCTCATCAAATTAATGCCCCGTCATTTCATGAAACCGGTGTAAAAGTACAACCACCATTTATTAACGATTACGGGGTAACAATTGGCGATTCACTGTACAACTCAAAAAATTCGCCTCTAAATAACTGGAGCAAAGATGTAGATCCCGCTGTCATGGCTGGAGACCAATGGGTTCATCCGACAAATGACATTGGTTGGAATACTTCAGAAAATCGCGATTTGCTTCAAAAAAAGAAGCAGCCAAAAGGTGTTCCATTTATGCATCCTACCTTTGATGTCTCAAAAAGTACAGATTAA
- a CDS encoding 2-oxoacid:acceptor oxidoreductase family protein → MSILPIKNELGFFEIRLESIGGLGANLAGKMLAEAGVLGHGFNGSNFSSYGSEKKGSPVKSFVRYCDADTEIRAHSPIEQPHVIGIFHEALYKTVDVVSGLQPDGIVLVNTTRPFDDVAQDLNLQYGTLATVDALGIAVEEKTKVNTAMLGALFRICDFLDPEIMRQTIRKTFEKKYPHLVEPNIRTFERGYEEVKFKELDTPDDAQSKEFHRVKPIYGYDTQIIGGIITANANSIFKDLSGSRQGFLPRFDQESCINCAQCDTVCPDYCFVWEEGEDKRGRKQMFLKGIDYQYCKGCLKCVEACPTSALSDFREEIGYAEENQVKHTFSLLGGNR, encoded by the coding sequence ATGTCAATATTACCTATTAAGAATGAGCTAGGTTTTTTTGAGATTCGTTTAGAATCAATAGGTGGTCTAGGAGCAAACTTAGCTGGTAAAATGTTAGCCGAAGCTGGAGTGTTAGGACATGGATTTAACGGTTCTAATTTTTCTTCTTACGGCTCAGAGAAAAAGGGATCGCCAGTCAAGAGTTTTGTAAGATATTGTGATGCAGATACTGAAATTCGTGCACATAGCCCGATTGAGCAACCACACGTAATAGGGATTTTTCACGAAGCACTATATAAAACGGTTGATGTTGTAAGTGGTTTACAGCCCGATGGAATCGTATTAGTGAACACGACACGTCCTTTTGACGATGTAGCACAAGATTTAAATCTTCAATATGGTACTCTTGCAACAGTGGACGCCCTTGGAATAGCAGTAGAGGAAAAAACCAAGGTAAACACTGCGATGCTTGGTGCATTATTTCGTATATGTGATTTTTTAGATCCAGAAATTATGAGGCAAACAATTCGCAAAACGTTTGAGAAGAAATATCCTCATTTAGTAGAACCTAATATACGAACGTTTGAAAGAGGGTATGAAGAAGTAAAGTTTAAAGAGTTAGACACTCCTGATGATGCGCAGAGTAAAGAGTTTCATAGAGTAAAGCCAATATACGGTTATGACACACAAATTATTGGTGGCATTATTACCGCTAATGCTAATAGTATTTTTAAAGATTTGAGTGGGTCTCGACAAGGGTTTTTACCGAGATTTGATCAAGAATCATGTATAAATTGTGCTCAGTGCGATACAGTTTGTCCGGATTATTGTTTTGTGTGGGAAGAGGGCGAAGACAAACGCGGTCGTAAGCAAATGTTTTTAAAAGGTATTGATTATCAATACTGTAAAGGTTGTTTAAAGTGTGTAGAGGCGTGTCCTACATCAGCTCTGTCAGATTTCCGTGAAGAAATTGGGTATGCTGAAGAAAATCAAGTTAAACATACATTTTCTTTATTGGGGGGGAACCGCTAA
- a CDS encoding DUF5667 domain-containing protein: MKKKMHTLFATVLATSTLTWGATSAFAEEGVANTDTVNNVEVVVVDDATESTSIVEEEVTSDATLVESSEESVTEAVYNSELDTNEQQLVLPGNFFYFVKITIEKIQLALTFNEEKEAALIAKFAEQRIAEAQQLLENGEEEKAIETFQKAIETLDMVVLPTPQPAVDTESASDESVEDIENVETEVDVDVDSDEVVEEESEELPVTEVTEEIKEEVKDETEIKVSQNIIALTHALENVKNPNARAALQRNIEKSLKKLEKKYNLEITIEIESDVEEEEKSEPTLESDVEVETELEAVEADEVEDEVETAIEDVTTETTENTTTQSEESVNVISKDKVEKVKVEIKIEETNKKEEKVKKDKEEKEQKDKKEKSNNGKGHDKKKDREEDNDDRDEDKDNDRDDEDNKGKDKGRD; the protein is encoded by the coding sequence ATGAAAAAGAAAATGCACACATTATTTGCTACTGTTTTAGCAACATCAACATTAACTTGGGGGGCAACATCAGCCTTTGCTGAAGAAGGAGTAGCAAATACAGACACAGTAAACAATGTAGAAGTGGTAGTAGTCGATGATGCGACAGAATCAACAAGTATTGTAGAAGAGGAAGTTACAAGTGACGCTACGTTAGTAGAGAGTAGTGAAGAGTCTGTAACAGAAGCCGTATATAACAGTGAGTTAGATACTAATGAGCAACAATTGGTTTTACCAGGTAACTTCTTCTATTTTGTAAAAATAACTATCGAAAAAATCCAACTTGCTTTAACATTTAATGAAGAAAAAGAAGCGGCTTTAATTGCTAAATTTGCAGAGCAAAGAATTGCAGAAGCTCAACAGTTACTTGAAAATGGTGAAGAAGAAAAAGCAATTGAAACATTCCAAAAAGCAATTGAAACCTTAGACATGGTAGTGTTACCTACACCACAACCAGCAGTGGATACAGAATCAGCTTCTGACGAAAGTGTTGAAGACATTGAGAACGTTGAAACTGAAGTAGATGTAGATGTAGATTCAGATGAGGTTGTTGAAGAAGAGTCAGAAGAACTACCAGTCACTGAAGTTACTGAAGAAATAAAAGAAGAAGTAAAAGATGAAACAGAAATCAAAGTTTCTCAAAATATAATTGCTTTAACTCATGCACTTGAAAACGTAAAAAATCCAAATGCTCGTGCAGCACTTCAACGCAATATTGAAAAGTCTTTAAAGAAGCTTGAGAAAAAATACAACTTAGAAATTACGATTGAAATTGAATCAGACGTGGAAGAGGAAGAAAAGTCTGAACCTACTTTGGAATCTGATGTTGAGGTTGAAACAGAGTTAGAAGCTGTTGAAGCTGATGAAGTCGAAGACGAAGTAGAAACGGCTATTGAAGATGTAACAACTGAAACAACTGAAAATACTACAACTCAATCTGAAGAATCTGTTAATGTAATTTCAAAAGACAAAGTTGAAAAAGTTAAAGTTGAAATTAAAATTGAAGAAACGAACAAAAAAGAAGAAAAAGTAAAAAAAGATAAAGAAGAAAAAGAGCAAAAAGATAAAAAAGAAAAGTCGAATAACGGTAAAGGTCACGACAAAAAGAAAGATAGAGAAGAAGATAACGATGATCGTGACGAAGATAAAGACAACGACCGAGATGATGAAGATAACAAAGGCAAAGATAAAGGTCGTGACTAA
- a CDS encoding Ku protein, which produces MHTMWKGSVSFGLVNIPVKLFSATEDKDIKLRNLHKKCHNPIKYEKSCPHCEEEVGNDDIVKGYEYVKGKYIILSDEELNSLKEEHEDKSVEIIDFVKLEEIDPIYFNRSYFIGPGENGSKAYALLREALVRSGKIGIAEITIRSKQHLAVVRVYKNSLVMETIHYPDEVRNVAEVPGVPEQAQINDKELDTALMLIDQLTTEFEPDKYQDEYRHALLELVQAKVSNNESTTPKDAQKTNVVDLMSALQASIERARETEARVKQPEPMQKPKAQAAQNAKKAITARKKA; this is translated from the coding sequence ATGCATACTATGTGGAAGGGCTCTGTCAGCTTTGGACTCGTAAATATTCCTGTGAAATTATTTTCGGCAACGGAAGATAAAGATATTAAGCTTCGCAACCTACACAAAAAATGCCATAATCCGATAAAGTATGAAAAAAGTTGTCCACACTGTGAGGAAGAGGTCGGTAATGATGACATTGTGAAGGGCTATGAGTATGTAAAAGGAAAGTATATTATTTTAAGTGATGAAGAACTAAATAGCTTAAAGGAAGAGCATGAAGATAAAAGCGTTGAAATCATTGACTTTGTTAAATTAGAAGAAATAGACCCAATTTATTTTAATCGCTCATATTTTATTGGACCAGGTGAAAATGGAAGTAAGGCATATGCACTTTTACGCGAGGCACTTGTCAGATCCGGAAAAATTGGTATTGCCGAAATAACCATTCGTTCTAAACAACATCTTGCTGTTGTTCGTGTATATAAAAACAGTCTAGTCATGGAAACAATTCATTATCCTGATGAAGTGCGTAATGTTGCAGAAGTACCTGGTGTACCGGAACAAGCTCAAATCAATGACAAAGAGCTTGACACAGCGTTAATGTTAATAGACCAGCTTACAACCGAGTTTGAACCTGATAAATATCAAGATGAATATCGCCATGCACTACTTGAATTAGTACAAGCAAAAGTAAGTAATAACGAAAGCACCACACCTAAAGATGCTCAGAAAACAAATGTTGTTGATTTAATGAGTGCCTTACAAGCTAGTATCGAACGGGCAAGAGAAACAGAAGCTCGTGTCAAACAACCTGAACCAATGCAAAAGCCAAAGGCTCAAGCAGCACAAAATGCTAAAAAGGCTATTACCGCCCGAAAAAAGGCCTAA
- a CDS encoding alpha/beta-type small acid-soluble spore protein: MARSSNKLLVPGIEQALDQIKYEIAQEFGVNLGSDTVSRANGSVGGEITKRLVAQAQSQLRGGK; this comes from the coding sequence ATGGCACGTAGTAGTAACAAATTACTTGTACCTGGTATAGAGCAAGCTCTTGATCAAATAAAATACGAAATCGCTCAGGAATTTGGAGTTAATCTTGGTTCTGATACAGTATCGCGCGCGAATGGATCAGTGGGTGGCGAAATTACAAAACGTCTTGTTGCTCAAGCTCAGTCACAGCTTCGCGGAGGGAAATAA
- the sigI gene encoding RNA polymerase sigma factor SigI yields MMLMLSLLFKIIPKRSKLEESIIEIQNGDTQLQNEIIQKYKPFVAKTVSSVCKRYIQESDDEFSIGLIAFNEAIEKYSCEKGRAFIAFSELVIKRRVIDYIRKESRQPDIALDFTPNDDDGDMSTQSHIDIKQALDQHNLMLEQEQRKAEIELYVDQLKDFGLTIKDLQEQSPKHEDARQNAINVAKTLVEHEELKTLLFEKKQIPMKLLQSYVTVSRKTLERNRKYIIAIAIILSGDFVFLRDYIKGGAY; encoded by the coding sequence GTGATGCTGATGCTAAGTTTATTGTTTAAGATTATCCCTAAACGAAGCAAGCTTGAAGAATCAATTATCGAAATTCAAAACGGGGATACACAGCTACAAAACGAAATAATTCAAAAATATAAACCTTTTGTAGCAAAAACGGTTTCATCTGTTTGCAAAAGGTATATTCAAGAAAGCGACGATGAATTTAGCATTGGACTCATTGCATTTAATGAAGCGATAGAAAAGTATTCATGTGAAAAAGGACGCGCTTTCATAGCGTTTTCTGAGCTTGTTATAAAACGTAGGGTAATTGATTATATTCGTAAAGAATCTCGTCAACCGGATATAGCTTTAGACTTTACTCCAAACGATGACGATGGTGATATGTCAACACAGTCACATATTGATATAAAACAAGCATTAGATCAACATAATTTAATGCTTGAGCAAGAGCAAAGAAAGGCTGAAATTGAGTTGTACGTTGATCAACTGAAAGACTTTGGCCTGACTATAAAAGATTTGCAGGAGCAATCGCCTAAGCACGAAGATGCTAGACAAAATGCTATTAATGTCGCCAAAACACTTGTTGAACATGAGGAATTAAAAACACTATTATTTGAGAAAAAGCAAATTCCCATGAAATTATTACAATCATATGTGACAGTTAGTAGAAAAACGCTAGAGCGTAACCGAAAGTACATCATTGCAATCGCAATTATTTTATCAGGAGATTTTGTGTTTTTACGTGATTATATAAAAGGGGGGGCTTACTAA
- a CDS encoding anti-sigma factor domain-containing protein, with product MKKGVILEINKNYVTLLTPDGQFVKSQVPYDDKIELGQEITYIPVQAKRPVVVSPFSMLHVKKWSAAVLVAILLLAFIPFYNSQQVYAYMSIDINPSIELSLNKKLKVISITPMNDDGERIVTELTGWRNKPADTVALMIIEKSKQTGYITEDETAVYVTTVIKKENANTEAIKKTVESVKTLTTSDKIAIVTVESSLDTRNEAVKQGKSTLELEKKNIVNDDDHDIKGNLNHNPPGLENKENRGLEKGKSSEVDNKEPNSPEKVNGKGRNNGNGIKKDEQDSNKNEQNRGESNNKEKRNENGKSKGEDKTKNNNGAGKDNADKGIGIGKGKEKENNNNKDKEDKGNGPKTKDNNKGKDN from the coding sequence ATGAAAAAGGGAGTTATTTTAGAAATAAATAAAAATTATGTAACTTTATTAACCCCGGATGGTCAATTTGTTAAATCACAGGTACCTTACGATGACAAAATAGAGCTAGGTCAAGAAATAACGTATATCCCTGTTCAGGCCAAACGCCCTGTTGTGGTATCACCGTTTAGTATGCTGCATGTGAAAAAATGGAGTGCTGCTGTGTTAGTAGCCATTCTGTTACTTGCATTCATTCCTTTTTACAACAGTCAGCAGGTTTATGCATACATGTCAATTGATATTAACCCAAGCATTGAGCTTAGTCTTAATAAAAAGTTAAAGGTCATTTCAATAACACCAATGAATGATGATGGAGAAAGAATAGTTACTGAATTAACCGGATGGAGAAACAAGCCTGCAGATACTGTAGCGCTAATGATAATTGAGAAAAGTAAACAGACAGGATATATCACAGAAGATGAAACAGCTGTGTATGTAACAACAGTAATAAAAAAGGAAAATGCTAATACTGAGGCTATTAAGAAAACAGTAGAGAGTGTAAAAACACTTACAACTTCAGACAAGATAGCAATAGTTACTGTCGAAAGTAGCTTGGATACACGTAACGAAGCTGTAAAACAAGGTAAGTCTACACTTGAATTAGAAAAGAAAAACATAGTTAATGATGACGATCATGACATAAAAGGAAACTTAAACCATAATCCACCAGGATTGGAGAATAAAGAGAATAGAGGATTAGAAAAAGGAAAATCGAGTGAAGTGGATAATAAAGAACCTAATTCTCCAGAAAAAGTAAACGGAAAAGGTCGAAATAATGGTAACGGTATAAAGAAAGATGAACAAGATTCAAATAAAAACGAGCAAAACCGTGGAGAATCAAATAATAAAGAGAAACGCAATGAAAATGGTAAGTCTAAAGGTGAAGATAAAACAAAGAACAATAATGGCGCAGGAAAAGATAATGCAGACAAAGGTATCGGAATAGGAAAAGGTAAGGAGAAGGAAAATAACAATAATAAAGACAAAGAAGATAAAGGGAATGGGCCAAAAACCAAAGATAATAATAAAGGGAAAGACAACTAG
- a CDS encoding TrkH family potassium uptake protein — protein MKKKLKISELSPAQLIVSLYVIAVITSTILISLPFAHKPGVEWTFLDALFTAVSAVSVTGLTVVNTADTFSIPGIFILMFVLQFGGIGIMTLGTFFWLLLGKKIGFKERRLIMTDQNRTDLSGLVNVMRQILLLIITIELVGALILGTYFLNYFPTWQEAYLQGLFASVSATTNAGFDITGQSLILFAEDYFVQFINILLLTLGAIGFPVLIEVKDFILSKKNQRFRFSLYTKLTSITFFLLMLFGTFIIIVLEFNHFFKDVVWHKAFFYALFQSATTRNGGLATMDVSEFQEPTLLVISALMFIGASPSSVGGGIRTTTFAVNLLMLYTFARGRSNIKIFKRELHEEDITKSLVVTMMAMFLCFISVVILTASEPFTTTEIMFEVTSAFGTTGLSMGITPYLSSTGKIVIIILMFIGRIGILSFLFLLMPAHKKEPNIHFPKERVIIG, from the coding sequence ATGAAAAAGAAATTAAAAATAAGTGAACTAAGTCCAGCACAATTAATAGTGAGCTTATACGTAATAGCTGTTATTACATCTACGATATTAATTAGTTTGCCTTTTGCACATAAACCTGGTGTAGAATGGACTTTTCTTGACGCATTATTTACTGCAGTAAGTGCAGTCAGTGTGACAGGGCTAACAGTTGTTAACACAGCTGATACGTTTAGTATTCCTGGTATATTCATTTTAATGTTTGTACTACAATTTGGTGGAATAGGTATCATGACATTAGGAACGTTTTTTTGGCTTCTTCTTGGCAAAAAAATTGGCTTCAAAGAGCGACGCCTTATTATGACCGACCAAAACAGAACTGACCTTTCAGGACTTGTAAACGTTATGCGTCAAATCTTACTTCTCATCATTACCATTGAGTTAGTAGGTGCGCTCATTTTAGGGACATATTTCTTGAATTATTTTCCTACATGGCAGGAAGCTTACTTACAGGGATTATTTGCTTCAGTAAGTGCAACTACCAATGCTGGGTTTGATATAACAGGTCAATCACTCATTCTATTTGCAGAAGACTATTTTGTACAATTCATTAATATTTTATTGTTGACGTTAGGAGCAATCGGGTTTCCCGTTTTAATTGAGGTGAAAGATTTTATACTTTCAAAGAAAAATCAACGCTTTCGTTTTTCTCTCTACACGAAACTAACATCCATTACTTTTTTTCTACTGATGTTATTTGGAACATTTATAATTATTGTGCTAGAGTTTAATCATTTTTTTAAAGATGTTGTTTGGCACAAAGCGTTTTTCTATGCGCTGTTTCAGTCTGCTACTACTAGAAATGGTGGTTTAGCAACAATGGATGTTTCGGAATTTCAGGAGCCTACTTTGCTTGTTATATCAGCATTAATGTTTATTGGTGCGTCTCCTAGTTCAGTTGGAGGCGGCATTAGAACGACAACCTTTGCGGTTAATCTTTTAATGCTATATACATTTGCACGAGGAAGAAGTAATATTAAAATCTTTAAGCGTGAGTTACATGAGGAAGACATTACGAAATCACTGGTCGTAACTATGATGGCAATGTTTCTCTGTTTTATTTCGGTCGTAATTTTAACAGCGTCTGAACCGTTCACAACTACCGAGATAATGTTTGAAGTCACATCTGCATTTGGTACAACAGGGTTATCTATGGGGATAACACCTTATTTAAGTTCTACAGGCAAAATAGTCATTATTATATTAATGTTTATTGGAAGAATTGGTATATTGTCATTTTTATTTTTGTTAATGCCAGCTCATAAAAAAGAACCAAATATACACTTCCCTAAGGAACGAGTTATTATTGGATAA